In a genomic window of Phragmites australis chromosome 14, lpPhrAust1.1, whole genome shotgun sequence:
- the LOC133891003 gene encoding spindle and kinetochore-associated protein 1 homolog, whose protein sequence is MGLDPTDLLPPLAIHPISNIRPLPSVPAQSPQTAPLRRRLPFRMDAADGRRAVSPLDAVAAAFQSRVTELQDLVLARNMFPATALADLASVDASVTAMESQVQAIRRCLQEELDAIPKAKKLVERSLKQQEKLQRMLANLPSGMREDVFATPLEKNSSKMPSECFTFNSAVTKVIDHDLKSKEELVAAPKKGREPAPRLYISAEELESLSSYMRGRLTMEKVNIAINEVASYADANAHLVACPKKKLSEDTWEKALELRDIAATEAVKGKHFFLEADIKGPGLKLDNTGKAILTVLRHLGRIHETRIGHHRVFILSKQT, encoded by the exons ATGGGCCTTGACCCGACCGATCTCTTGCCACCCTTAGCTATTCACCCAATTTCCAACATCCGACCTTTGCCTTCAGTTCCCGCCCAGAGCCCCCAAACCGCTCCTCTTCGCCGCCGCCTGCCCTTCCGCATGGACGCCGCAGACGGGAGACGCGCCGTCTCGCCGCTGGACGCCGTGGCCGCCGCCTTCCAGTCCCGTGTCACCGAGCTGCAGGACCTCGTTCTCGCCCGCAACA TGTTCCCGGCGACGGCGTTGGCTGACCTCGCTTCCGTTGACGCGTCGGTGACGGCGATGGAGTCACAGGTGCAGGCCATCCGCCGCTGCCTCCAGGAGGAGCTTGACGCCATCCCCAAGGCCAAG AAGCTAGTTGAGCGGTCCTTGAAGCAGCAGGAGAAGCTCCAGCGCATGCTTGCAAACTTACCTTCTGGGATGCGGGAGGATGTCTTTGCTACCCCTCTGGAAAAGAACTCATCAAA GATGCCGTCTGAGTGCTTCACTTTCAACTCAGCTGTTACAAAAGTTATTGATCATGATTTAAAGAGTAAGGAGGAGCTGGTTGCAGCTCCCAAG AAAGGAAGAGAACCCGCACCTCGTTTGTACATCTCGGCTGAGGAGCTTGAGTCATTGTCATC CTACATGAGGGGGAGACTGACTATGGAAAAGGTTAACATTGCAATAAATGAGGTAGCTAGTTATGCAGATGCCAATGCTCATCTTGTTGCATGCCCTAAGAAAAAG TTGTCAGAAGATACATGGGAAAAAGCTTTG GAACTGAGGGACATTGCTGCAACCGAGGCAGTAAAAGGGAAGCATTTCTTCCTGGAAGCTGACATAAAGGGCCCTGGTCTAAAACTTGACAATACTGGCAAAGCTATTCTTACT GTCCTCCGTCATCTTGGTCGCATCCATGAAACTCGGATCGGGCACCATCGGGTCTTCATACTCTCGAAGCAGACCTGA